Genomic segment of Aquipuribacter hungaricus:
TCGCTGCTCCCGCCGCCCCCGCCGCCGCCCACGGCGAAGCGCCACGCGGCCACTGCGACCACCCCGTAGCCGACCGCCTTGCCCGTGGCCTTGAGCCGGCCCTTCGTGCCGTCGTCGTCCGGGTCGAGGACCGCCTCGACGAGCTGCCAGAGGCTGAGCAGGGTGAGGCCCACCGCGACCACCCAGATGACGACCATGCCGAACGGCTGGTCGGCGAGGGTCTGCATCGCCCCGCTCGTCGAAGCCTCCTCGCCGCCGCCGCCGCCGAAGGCGAGGTTCCAGAACAGCACCGCCAGGGCGACGTGGAACACCCCGTAGACGACGTAGCCGTAGCGGCCGACCCGCTGGAGCAGGTCGACCTCGTCGCTGTCCTTGGCGTCCTCGATCTCCTCGCGCGCGCGGTCGCCTGCTGCCATGCGGCGAACAGTAGGGGCGGCGACCGGCGCGGGCACCCGGGACAGCGCGTCCGGGGCGGGCCGCCGTCCCCGCAGGGTCCGGCGTCGCCCCGTCAGCCCAGGGGGTGCAGCAGGACGTGACGCGTCGTGGGCTCCACCAGGCGGACCGGGTTGGCGCCCGGACGGCCGACCAGGCGGGCGCCGTCCTCGGCCACCGTCACCTCGACCTCGCCTCCGGCCACGACGCCGGCCTCGACCAGGGCCACGAGCAGCGCGCGCGGGCTCTGGGCGGGCTCGCCGAGCCGGACGACCCGGGCCCGGGTGCCGTCCGGCACGTCGGACAGGGCGCGCTGCCCCGGCGCCAGGCCGGTGGCCTCGTCGACGGCGGGGGTGCCGTCGGCGTGGCCGGGGATGGGGTTGCCGAACGGGGACACCGACGGGTCGCCGAGCAGGCTGACGATCCGGGCCTCGACGCGGTCGGAGACCACGTGCTCCCAGCGGCAGGCCTCCTCGTGCGCGTGGTCGAGCTCCAGGCCGATGACGTCGACGAGGAGCCGCTCGACGACGCGGTGCTTGCGCAGCACGGCCGTGGCGATCCGGCGGCCCTCGTCGGTGAGCTGGAGCCGGCGGTCGTCGGTGAGGTCGACGAGACCGTCGCGGTGCATCCGGGCGACGGTCTGGGAGACCGTGGGGCCGGAGTGGCCGAGCGCCTCGACGATGCGGGCCCTCATGGGGACGACCCCGTCCTCCTCCATCTCGAGCACGGTGCGCAGATACATCTCCGTCGTGTCGATCAGGTCGTGGCTCACGGTCGTCATTCTGCCTGTCGCCTGCACGTTCGCCACCCTCCCCCGGCTTAGGTTAGCCTCACCACCACAGCACACCGGGGTGCGGTGTTATTCCGGCTCCACCCGCAC
This window contains:
- a CDS encoding metal-dependent transcriptional regulator, producing MTTVSHDLIDTTEMYLRTVLEMEEDGVVPMRARIVEALGHSGPTVSQTVARMHRDGLVDLTDDRRLQLTDEGRRIATAVLRKHRVVERLLVDVIGLELDHAHEEACRWEHVVSDRVEARIVSLLGDPSVSPFGNPIPGHADGTPAVDEATGLAPGQRALSDVPDGTRARVVRLGEPAQSPRALLVALVEAGVVAGGEVEVTVAEDGARLVGRPGANPVRLVEPTTRHVLLHPLG